The window GCACCACCGACTCGGTCGAGAACGACCTGGACCGCTGGTCGGCCCGCACGAGCTGGCGCTTCGCCGAGAAGCTGACCGCGACCGCGAGCTACCGCCGCTGCGAGTTCGACGAGAACCGCTGGGACGACTACATCCTCGACCAGTACTCGCTGTCGGTGGGCGGCGTCTTCTAGGCGCCCGCCCCCAGGCGATGCCGGACAGGGAGCCCCGCGCAGGCGGGGCTCCTTTTTTTTCGCGGCCCGTTGCGGTGCCGCTTCTCGGAGAGTGAACGACCGTTATCGTATCCCCATGCTACTGCTAATCTTATAACACCTAGTAAGCGGATATGCTATAACTCATTGATTGTAAACAAGTTCAGAGAGTTAAAATCATAACATCAGGGATTGACGCGCCGATCCATTGGACTAGCTTGGGGCAGAGTCAACGTTCGCTCACCTCGTCGGAGGGAACGCCGTGGCAGCCGAGGTTCGACATGCCAATCGCCGGGGGGAGATCCTCGACCACGCGTCGCGGCTCTTCTCGGCCCACGGCTACGATGGCACCGCCATCCGCCTGATCGCCCGCGCCAGCGGCGTGACCGAGGCCGCCATCTACCGCCATTTCGACGGCAAGGCCCAGCTCTACGACGAGGTCATCCGCGCCAAGGCCCGCGAGCACGACATCGCGGGCGAACTGGCGGCCAGCCGCGGCCGCGGCGGCGTCGAGGACGTCCTGCGCGCGGTCGCCAACCACCTCCTGGCCCTCGCGCAGCGCGACCCCGAACTCGTGCGGCTGATGTCCAACAGCAGCCTCGAGAACGACCAGGGCCGCGCGACGATCTTCCGCGAGGTGCGCAGCCCCTACATCGAATTCCTGGTCGAGGAGATCACGCGGCGCATGGCGGCGGGGGAGGTCCGGCGGATCGATCCCGTCATCACGAGCCGCTGCTTCGTGGGCATGGTCATGGACTGTGCCCTCAACGCCGGCATGTGGAGCCGGTTCGCGGGAGCGGAGGTCGACGCGCAGACCGTGGTCTGCAACAACGTGCCGATCTTCGCCCGCGGGCTCACCAACGACGGCGCCGCGTCGCCGTCCAACGACGGAGTGTGACCATGCACAAGCACGCAGCGGTCGCGGTCCTCGCGTTCCTGGTCCTGGGCAGCCTGTGGGGGTGCGAGAACGACACCTCCAACGGCTCCGGGGACCCGGACGTCGTGCTGACCGACAAGACCTGCCTCGGCTGCCACAGCAGCCGGGACATGCTCATCGCCAACCTGGGCGAGGAGGCGAAGTCCGAGGCCGACCCCGCCGCCAAGGACGACGGCTGAGGCGGCTCCGTACCCGCGCTGGAGGCGTGGGAAAAGGTCATCATCACCGGCACCAACGGGCAGCGGTTCCTCGAGAGCGTGCACGGCCAGCGGTCCTGCCAGAGCTGCCACGGCGGCCCGGCCGACCGCACGTTCGAGACCATGGAGGAGGCCCACACGGGCATGGTCGCCGACCCCAGCGCGCACGGCGCCTGCGACGGCTGCCACGCCGACGAGGCGGCGGCCCACGCCAACAGCCTGCACGCCAACCAGTGGGGCTACATCGCAGCCATCGAGCTGCGCGGGCGCTGCACCTTCGAGGGCTCCGGTTTCGAGGGCTTCTTCGACCAGAAGTGCGGCGGCTGCCACACGACCTGCGGGCAGTGCCACGTCAGCCGGCCGGCCAGCGTCGGCGGCGGCTTCCCGCTGATCGGCACCTACTACTCGCACCGCTTCCGGGCCTCGCCGGACATGACCGAGCAGTGCGTGGCCTGCCACGGCTCGCGCGTGGGCAACGACTTCCTGGGGCAGAGCGAGGGCAACGTGCCCGACGTCCACCGCCAGCCCTACGGCTGGCAGTGCAAGGACTGCCACACCAAGGAAGAGATCCACGGCGACGCGCAGCACGACGGCGAGCATTACGAGCACCGCTACGAGGTCAAGACGATGCCCCGCTGCGAGGACTGCCACGGCGAGGGGCAGGACGACGACTGGGACAACGCCTACCACGCCATGCACGTGGGCAACGACGGCCTGAACCTGCAGTGCCAGGTGTGCCACTCGCAACCCTACAAGAACTGCACGAACTGCCACAACCTGGTGGCGGACGGCGAAGGGGAGAAGTACGACATCGACCCCAGCCGCCTGCAGTTCAAGATCGGCCGCAACCCGAGCCCCCACCGCACCGAGTACGACTACTCGGTGGTGCGCCACCTGCCGATCGATCCCGGCACCTACGCCGACTGGGGCCTGGATCTGCCGGGCTACCTGGACGCGCCGACCTGGGTCTACGCCTCCCCGCACAACATCGTGCGGCGCACGGCGCAGACGACGGTCGGGGAGGGCCAGACCTGCAGCACGGCCTGCCACACCTCGCCCGACGGGCCCGACGGCTTCCTGCTGCGCGAGTCCGACCTGTACGAGGAAGACGGCGTCACCCGGCTGCCCGACTACGAGGCCAACCTCGGGGTGGTGATCCCGTTGATGTTCCCGGACGCGAAGTGACCTGCAAGATCGGCCGGCGGCGTGGTGCCGCCGGCCGGCCGACCCGCGGCGCCCGGCGCCGCCCAACGAGTGGCCGCGAGGCCTGAACAAGGAGACGCGAGATGACGAAACGCTGGACCCTGATGGCGTTGTTGCTGATCGCCCTGGCCGCCCTGGTGGGTTGCTCGAGCGACGACGACCCCGTGACCCCGACGGCGACCACGTTCGAGACGATGGCCACCGCGGTCGAGGCCTACCTCAACGACAACACGGACTGCCCGGGCACGGTCACGGCCCAGGCCCTGCACGACAACCTCGACGACTACACCGTCGTCGACATCCGCTCGGCCGACGCCTACTTGGCCGGGCACATCCCGGGCGCCTACAATTCCTCGCTCGCGACCATCCTGACGGACGTGGGCACGACGATCCCCACCGACAAGACCATCGTCATCGCCTGCTACAGCGGCCAGAGCGCCGGCCACGCGAAGATCGCGCTGGAACTGATGGGCCACGAGGACGTCAAGACCCTCGGGTTCGGCATGTCCTCGTGGAACAGCACCCTGGCGAGCGGCTGGAACAGCAACGTCGGTGACAATCTGCCGGCTCCCGAAACGACCAACAACAACGCCGACCTGACCGTGCACGCCTTCCCGACGCTGACCGGGACCAACGCGACGATCGTGGCCACCCGCGTCGCCGCCATGGTGGCGGCCGGTTTCCAGAGCATCACCTGGGCGACCCTGCAGCCGAACCTGGACGACTACTTCGTCGTCAACTACTTCGGCCAGGCGGACTACGAGGGCACCGGCGCCGCCGGCGTCCCCGGCCACATCCCCGGCGCCTACCAGTTCACCCCCTACGCCAGCCTCGGCTTCGAGCAGATGCTGGAGAACCTGCCCAGCGACGACACGCCCATCGTGGTGTACTGCTGGACCGGCCAGCACAGCAGCCAGGTCGTGGCGGCCCTGAACATGCTGGGCTACAACGCCAAGTCGCTGAGCTACGGCTCGAATCACCTGTTCCACGGCTCCCTGACGGCCAACCGCTGGACCGCGGCTTCGACCAACGACTTCGAACTCGAGGTCGGCGGCGCGCAGACGCCCGAGTTCGCGGCCGTGTACGCGGCCGTCGACGCCTACCTGAACGACACCACCGACAGCACGGGCCCGATCACGGCGGTGCAGCTCAACGATAACCTCAGCCTCTACACGGTCATCGATATCCGTTCGGCGACCGACTACGCGGCCGGGCACATCACAGGCGCCTACAACTCGAGCTTGGCCACGTTGCTGAACGACCTGGCCACGACGATCCCCAACGACAAGACCTATGTGATCGCCTGCTACACCGGTCAGAGTGCCGGTCATGCCAAGATCGCGATGGAGCTGATGGGCTACGAGGACGTCAAGTTCCTGAAGTGGGGCATGTGCTCCTGGAACTCCACGCTGGCCAGCCGTTGGAACGACAACGTCGGCGACAACCTGCCCGCGGCCGAGACGACCAACAACAACGGCTCGCTGGTCGCCCACGCCTACCCGACGCTGACGGACGGGGACACGGTCGAGGATCGCGTCGCCGCCATGCTGGCGGCCGGGTTCCAGAGCGTCACCTGGACGGCGCCGACGCCGCCGGACCTGACTCCCTACTTCATCCTGAACTACTTCGGCGTGGCGGACTACGAGGGCACCGGCACCAACGGCGTGCCCGGCCACATCCCCGGCGCCTTCCAGTTCACGCCCTACACGAGCCTGAAGGTCGGCGAGATGCTGCCCTACCTGCCCAGCGACGGCACGCCCATCCTGGTGTACTGCTGGACCGGTCAGACCAGCAGCCAGGTCGCCGCCGCCCTGAACATGCTGGGCTACAACGCCAAGTCGTTGAGCTACGGCTCCAACCGACTGTTCCACACGCCGTTGCTGGCGAACAAGTGGACGGCCGCCGAGACGCACGATTTCACGCTCACGACCGCGGTCCCGGCGATCTGATCCCGCCCGACGGCGGATGGCAGTGGCGGGGGGCCGACGGGCCCCCCGCTTTCCGTAAGGGCTGTTGACCAGGGCTCCGTACCCGGGCAATCCCATGACGTGATCGAAGTTGACAAATTAATATCAACCGTTAACTTTCCACGGTAAGGGATCGTTTACGGAGAAGGAGGGCGGCCATGTCCAGAACGCGCAACCTGGAACGACGCGACGAGATCCTCGAGAACGCGGCCCGGCTCTTCGCCCAGCACGGTTTCGAGGGCGCTTCGATCCGCCTCATCGCCCGCGAGTGCGGGATCACCGAAGCGGCCATCTACCGCTACTTCGAGAGCAAGGAGCACCTGTTCGAGTCGGTGGTGCGGGCCAAGGCCCGCGCGCACGACATCGAGGGGTTTCTGGTGCAGCAGCGCCGGCTCGGCGACGTGCTGCAGGTCCTGACGACGGTGGCCCACCACATCCACCAGCTCTCGCGCGAGGATCCGCTGCTGCTGCCGCTGATGGTGATGAGTTCGCTGGGCACGCACCGGGGCAACGACGTGCTGTTCTGCGAGCTGCGCCTGCCCTACATCCGCTTCCTGGCGCGGGAACTCGCCGAGCGGCGGGACACCGGCGAGGTCAAGAACGTCGACCCCTACATCACGGCGCGCTGCTTCGTGGGGATGATCATGGCCTGCGCGCTGAACGCGGACCAGTGGCGGGACTTCGAGCGGCTGGACCTTTCGGCCGCGACCGTGATCGACAACAACATCCCGATCTACGCCGACGGCCTGCGGGCCGTGCCGGCCTAGCTGCGGGCGAGCCTAGTCGCGGGCGGGCGAGCCGCCGAGCCGCGCTCTCGCCGTCGCCAGCACGATCCCCTTGATTCCGGCCCAGGTCGGGCGCGCGGCGTTGCATTCCGCGTAGAGGCGGCGCGCCTCGTCGTGCCGGCCGTCGTGGTCCAGCCCCCAGGCGTACGCCAGCTTCGCCTCCAGGATGATCTTCTCCAGCACCCGCCGCCGCTCGGGATCGGTCACGTACGGCCGTTGGCGTTCGCGCACCGCGACGACGGCGGGCAGGCGGCGCCAGCCGCGCGCCGAGACCCCGCCGTCGACCTTGCGGTAGGCGTGGCCGACGTGGTCCAGGAAGGCGAAGACCGCGCCCTCGCGGGCCAGGCGCAGCCAGAGGTCCAGGTCGTCGCCGTTGCGCAGGGTCTCGTCGAAGCCCCCGGCGGCGCGCAGTCGCTCCGCGCGCGCCACCACGCTGGAGGTGCCGACGAAATTGGCGCGGATCAAGGCGAAGTGCAGGTCGGGCCCAGACAGCAGGCCCACGTCCGGCAGGGGGCCGGGGCGCAGCAGCCGGCGGAACTCCCGGTAGCCGTCCAGGAAGCGCTCCTGCCGGACGGCGCCGCCGGCGTCGATCACCTGGAAGTCGGTGAAGCAGAGGTCGACCTCGGGGCACGCGGCGAAGACGGCGGCCTGCGCGGCGAGCTTGCCGGGCCGCATGAGGTCGTCGGCGTCGAACAGCGCGACCAGCCCGTCGCCGCAGCGCTCCAGGCCGACGTTGCGGGGCCGCGAGGGGCCGCCGCTGTTGTCGATCCGCAGTGCGGTCACGCGGTCGGCGCGGGCGGCGAGCACCGCGGCCGTCGCGTCGGTGGAGCCGTCGTCCACGACGATGACCGCGCGCGGCGGCGGCGTCTGCGCGAGCACCGAGTCGAGGGTTTCCGGCAGGGTGGCCGCCGCCTGGTAGGCGGGCAGCACGACGCTGACGGGCGGTGGTGCGGTCATGATGCGGCATCGCCTCCGCGGGCACCCTAGCATACGTGTCGCGCCCGGTCAGCAGGCACTTGATCCGGGCCGTCCCATCCCCCACAATGCCGGTCGACGCCGCATCCCCGAACCCGTGGAGCACCGATGGAAGCGCGTGACAAGCTCGACCGCATCGCCGCCGGCTACCAGGACGCCTTCATCCTGCTGACCAGCCTGCGCCTGGGCGTCTTCGACGCCCTGGCCGCCGGACCGCTCGCGCCGGCGGAACTCGCCGCGCGGCTCGGGTTGGATGCGCGGGCCCTGGACCTGGTGCTGCACGCCCTGGCGGCGGTCGGGATCCTGGTCAAGGAGGGCGAGAGCTTCCGGCTCGAGGCGGGCTGCGCGCCGCTGCTGGTCGCGGGTTCGCCCGACACCATGGCCAGCATCTACCGCCACCACGACCGCCTGAGCGGCCGCTGGATCCGTCTGGAGGAGACGCTGCGCACCGGCAAGCCGGTCCCGCGCTCCGTCCCGGGAGAGGGCGCCGGCCGCTCGCCGCGCGAGCACCGCGACTACATCTGCGGCATGGAGAACATCTCGCGCGGCAGCAGCCGCGACGTGGCCGCGGCCGTCGACTTCTCCGGCGCGCGGCGCCTGCTGGACGTCGGCGGCGGGCCCGGCACCGCGTCGCTGGTCTTCGCCGCGGCGAACCCCGGCCTGAGCTGCGTCGTCTTCGACCTGCCCGAGACCACGGCCATCGCGCGCGAGATGATCGCCGCCGCGGGGCTCGGCGACCGCGTCGCGACCGTCGACGGCGACTTCCACGTCGACGGCTTCGGCGAGGGCTTCGATGTGGTCTACGTCTCGAACGTCATCCACATGCTGCCGCCGCGGGACACGGCGATGATCGCCCGCAAGGCCCACGCCGCGCTGGTCCCCGGGGGGCGGCTGATGTTCAAGGACTTCTACCTCGACGACACGCGCACCGCGCCGGCCCACGCGGCCCGCTTCAGCGTCAACATGCTGGTCGGGACCGAAGGCGGGATGTCGTATACTATGAGCCTGACGCGGGACATCATGGCCGACGCCGGCTTCGGCGGATTCTCGGTGGTGCCGGCCGGCCAACGCAGCCTGGTGGTGATCGGCGCCCGGTCCTGACGGGCGCCACGAGGGGAGGGAGCGGGCCCGCATCCCGGGGCCTATCCTGTACGCCATGAACCAACCGCACGACGCGGGCGCGGCCCGCCCCAACGACATCCGCTCCAACCGGCTCGGCGGCGAGGCCTCCGCCTACCTGCGCCAGCACGCCGGCAACCCCATCCACTGGCAGCCCTGGGACCGCGACGCCCTGGCCTTCGCCCGCGACCGCGACCTGCCGATCTTCCTGTCGATCGGCTACGCCTCCTGCCACTGGTGCCACGTCATGGCGCACGAGGTGTTCGAGGACGCGGAGGTGGCCGCGCAGCTGAACGAGCGGTTCGTCTGCATCAAGGTCGACCGCGAGGAGCGTCCCGACCTGGACGAGGCCTACATGGCCGCCGTGACGGCGCAGACCGGGCGCGGCGGCTGGCCGCTGTCGGTGTTCCTGACCTCGGACCTGCAGCCCTTCCACGGCGCCACCTACGTGCCGCGCGCGCGCTTCCTGGATCTCTGCCGCAGGATCGACGAAGCCTACCGCTCGCACCGCGGCGAACTGCAGGTGCAGGCGGCGCAGCTGGCCGGCGCGATCGCCGCCGTCCCCGCCGGCAACGAAGGGCCGCCCATCGACGCGAGCACGGTCGATGGCGTGGTGCGGCTCGGCCTCGCCCACCACGACCAGGAGTGGGGCGGCTTCCTGCAGCACCAGAAGTTCCCCACGCCGCTGCGCTGGCAGTTCCTGCTGCACCACCACCGCCTCACCGGCGACCAGCAGACGGCCACGGCCCTGCACCGCACGCTGGAGGCGATGGCCACGGGCGGGATCCGCGACCACCTCGGCGGCGGCTTCCACCGCTACACGGTCGAGGAGACCTGGCTGGTGCCCCACTTCGAGATCATGCTCTACGACAACGCCCAGCTCGCGAGCCTCTACCTGGAGGCGGGCGCGGCCCTGGACCGGCCGTGGTACCTCGGGGTGGCCCGCGACGTCCTGGAGTTCCTGCTGCGGGAGATGCGCGACGGGGAGGGTGGCCTCTGCGCCAGCTTCGACGCCGACAGCGGCGGGCAGGAGGGCAGCT is drawn from bacterium and contains these coding sequences:
- a CDS encoding rhodanese-like domain-containing protein — its product is MTKRWTLMALLLIALAALVGCSSDDDPVTPTATTFETMATAVEAYLNDNTDCPGTVTAQALHDNLDDYTVVDIRSADAYLAGHIPGAYNSSLATILTDVGTTIPTDKTIVIACYSGQSAGHAKIALELMGHEDVKTLGFGMSSWNSTLASGWNSNVGDNLPAPETTNNNADLTVHAFPTLTGTNATIVATRVAAMVAAGFQSITWATLQPNLDDYFVVNYFGQADYEGTGAAGVPGHIPGAYQFTPYASLGFEQMLENLPSDDTPIVVYCWTGQHSSQVVAALNMLGYNAKSLSYGSNHLFHGSLTANRWTAASTNDFELEVGGAQTPEFAAVYAAVDAYLNDTTDSTGPITAVQLNDNLSLYTVIDIRSATDYAAGHITGAYNSSLATLLNDLATTIPNDKTYVIACYTGQSAGHAKIAMELMGYEDVKFLKWGMCSWNSTLASRWNDNVGDNLPAAETTNNNGSLVAHAYPTLTDGDTVEDRVAAMLAAGFQSVTWTAPTPPDLTPYFILNYFGVADYEGTGTNGVPGHIPGAFQFTPYTSLKVGEMLPYLPSDGTPILVYCWTGQTSSQVAAALNMLGYNAKSLSYGSNRLFHTPLLANKWTAAETHDFTLTTAVPAI
- a CDS encoding glycosyltransferase, translated to MTAPPPVSVVLPAYQAAATLPETLDSVLAQTPPPRAVIVVDDGSTDATAAVLAARADRVTALRIDNSGGPSRPRNVGLERCGDGLVALFDADDLMRPGKLAAQAAVFAACPEVDLCFTDFQVIDAGGAVRQERFLDGYREFRRLLRPGPLPDVGLLSGPDLHFALIRANFVGTSSVVARAERLRAAGGFDETLRNGDDLDLWLRLAREGAVFAFLDHVGHAYRKVDGGVSARGWRRLPAVVAVRERQRPYVTDPERRRVLEKIILEAKLAYAWGLDHDGRHDEARRLYAECNAARPTWAGIKGIVLATARARLGGSPARD
- a CDS encoding methyltransferase, which translates into the protein MEARDKLDRIAAGYQDAFILLTSLRLGVFDALAAGPLAPAELAARLGLDARALDLVLHALAAVGILVKEGESFRLEAGCAPLLVAGSPDTMASIYRHHDRLSGRWIRLEETLRTGKPVPRSVPGEGAGRSPREHRDYICGMENISRGSSRDVAAAVDFSGARRLLDVGGGPGTASLVFAAANPGLSCVVFDLPETTAIAREMIAAAGLGDRVATVDGDFHVDGFGEGFDVVYVSNVIHMLPPRDTAMIARKAHAALVPGGRLMFKDFYLDDTRTAPAHAARFSVNMLVGTEGGMSYTMSLTRDIMADAGFGGFSVVPAGQRSLVVIGARS
- a CDS encoding thioredoxin domain-containing protein: MNQPHDAGAARPNDIRSNRLGGEASAYLRQHAGNPIHWQPWDRDALAFARDRDLPIFLSIGYASCHWCHVMAHEVFEDAEVAAQLNERFVCIKVDREERPDLDEAYMAAVTAQTGRGGWPLSVFLTSDLQPFHGATYVPRARFLDLCRRIDEAYRSHRGELQVQAAQLAGAIAAVPAGNEGPPIDASTVDGVVRLGLAHHDQEWGGFLQHQKFPTPLRWQFLLHHHRLTGDQQTATALHRTLEAMATGGIRDHLGGGFHRYTVEETWLVPHFEIMLYDNAQLASLYLEAGAALDRPWYLGVARDVLEFLLREMRDGEGGLCASFDADSGGQEGSYYVWTPQEILAAAGERDGPLLATMLGVAPGGNFEGRSILTRRVDAPHAAMRHGREPAEAAALFDRLRPRLCEIRAARPAPARDDKIVTAWNGLALTALARASAQLDEPAFAAAALQIAEHLWSVHRDARGRLVRAVTGGRPSGEGVLDDYACLAEGLLDLYQATGDLVQLRRARELLDAAVTLFADDELGFALTARDVDAPLGRRAEYHDNVEPSGAAALLHGLWRASLLTGDQAGQALVISHLRRRGALLERFGLEMAWWADAALLAAAPGYAAVIAGEPGAADTRALQAAFWNVAPPWAVLATVPAAGADDA
- a CDS encoding helix-turn-helix domain-containing protein; its protein translation is MAAEVRHANRRGEILDHASRLFSAHGYDGTAIRLIARASGVTEAAIYRHFDGKAQLYDEVIRAKAREHDIAGELAASRGRGGVEDVLRAVANHLLALAQRDPELVRLMSNSSLENDQGRATIFREVRSPYIEFLVEEITRRMAAGEVRRIDPVITSRCFVGMVMDCALNAGMWSRFAGAEVDAQTVVCNNVPIFARGLTNDGAASPSNDGV
- a CDS encoding helix-turn-helix domain-containing protein: MSRTRNLERRDEILENAARLFAQHGFEGASIRLIARECGITEAAIYRYFESKEHLFESVVRAKARAHDIEGFLVQQRRLGDVLQVLTTVAHHIHQLSREDPLLLPLMVMSSLGTHRGNDVLFCELRLPYIRFLARELAERRDTGEVKNVDPYITARCFVGMIMACALNADQWRDFERLDLSAATVIDNNIPIYADGLRAVPA